In Patescibacteria group bacterium, the following are encoded in one genomic region:
- a CDS encoding AAA family ATPase — protein sequence MKITKITIDNYKSIKHLEFEPSTGLNAFIGANSSGKSNVFDAINWILGPTYPSFNSVCKEDHFLGKEENRIKIRLEFDDDHNLELNEYKEVTNTYRNEKEIKSGLFYDDNSYNCKGDIREQYCSAYLGVDRKILDYLPSSRWSLVGRILQEINKKFSVETYKHNNEVKAKKEWLKDWLQVIRDRLLFSVKDESGQEVMHKFLNILQEESAKQLNRPKSDFVVDLSLYDPWNFYKTLQLIVKEQDMGMEFQASNLGMGVQASISIAILKAYSELNLANKSPIFIDEPELFLHPQAQRNFYKILRELSEDKKDIDGNIIREGTQVFYTTHSPNFLSAGNFNEIFIVRKTKDKGTFLRYAKVGDFVKDLKTRNNIDSSEEDLFLHYKNAYENTGDTQKANEGFFAKKIILVEGQSETLLLPYFFDLVGFDFIKEGISIVRCGSKSEIDRFYRLYSEFGIPCYVIFDGDKQLDNTSEKQENINKNKAILELFAENGINYPDGTPKDKYLGFEKEFENSLGFDTSKKGLDLFIEVKRRMSENSISVPSWVETLKNKIKNLPESEIESVLRIS from the coding sequence ATGAAAATTACAAAAATCACGATTGATAACTATAAAAGCATTAAGCATTTGGAATTTGAGCCGTCCACCGGCTTAAATGCTTTTATCGGGGCAAATAGTTCTGGCAAAAGCAATGTTTTTGACGCTATCAATTGGATTTTAGGACCAACATATCCGTCTTTTAATTCGGTTTGCAAAGAAGATCATTTTTTAGGTAAGGAAGAAAATCGTATAAAAATCAGATTGGAATTTGACGATGACCACAATCTTGAACTTAATGAATATAAAGAAGTTACTAATACCTATAGAAATGAAAAAGAAATTAAATCAGGGCTTTTTTATGATGACAATTCTTATAATTGCAAAGGAGACATAAGAGAGCAGTATTGTTCGGCGTATCTTGGCGTGGATAGAAAAATTCTTGATTATCTTCCTTCAAGCCGTTGGTCGCTTGTGGGTAGAATTTTACAAGAAATCAATAAAAAGTTTTCCGTTGAAACATATAAGCACAATAACGAAGTTAAAGCGAAAAAAGAATGGTTGAAGGATTGGCTGCAAGTAATAAGGGACAGATTGCTTTTTTCGGTTAAAGACGAGAGCGGACAAGAAGTGATGCATAAATTTTTGAATATTTTGCAAGAAGAAAGTGCGAAACAATTAAATCGACCGAAATCTGATTTTGTCGTTGATTTGAGCTTGTATGATCCGTGGAATTTTTACAAAACCTTGCAATTGATAGTTAAAGAGCAAGATATGGGTATGGAATTTCAAGCGTCTAATTTGGGAATGGGCGTTCAGGCCTCAATATCAATCGCTATTTTAAAAGCGTATTCGGAATTAAATTTGGCAAATAAAAGTCCGATATTCATTGACGAACCGGAATTATTTTTGCACCCCCAAGCACAAAGAAATTTTTACAAAATTTTGCGTGAATTGTCAGAGGATAAAAAAGATATAGATGGAAATATAATCAGGGAGGGAACGCAAGTTTTTTATACCACTCATTCGCCAAATTTTTTATCTGCTGGAAATTTCAATGAAATTTTTATCGTCAGAAAAACAAAAGATAAAGGAACATTTTTGAGATATGCCAAAGTTGGAGATTTTGTTAAAGATTTGAAAACGAGAAATAATATTGACTCATCGGAAGAAGATTTATTTTTACACTACAAAAACGCATACGAAAACACAGGCGACACTCAAAAAGCCAACGAGGGATTTTTCGCAAAGAAAATCATTTTGGTTGAAGGTCAATCGGAAACGCTTTTACTTCCTTACTTTTTTGATTTGGTCGGCTTTGATTTTATAAAAGAGGGTATCTCTATCGTTCGTTGCGGTAGTAAAAGCGAAATAGATCGTTTTTATCGCTTATATTCTGAATTTGGAATACCTTGCTATGTGATTTTTGACGGCGATAAACAGCTTGATAACACGAGCGAGAAACAGGAGAATATAAACAAAAACAAGGCAATTTTAGAATTGTTTGCCGAAAACGGAATAAATTATCCAGACGGCACACCGAAAGATAAGTATTTAGGTTTTGAAAAAGAATTTGAAAATAGTTTAGGGTTTGATACATCAAAAAAGGGTTTAGATTTATTCATTGAGGTAAAAAGAAGAATGAGCGAAAATTCAATCAGCGTGCCGTCTTGGGTGGAAACACTGAAAAACAAGATTAAAAATTTGCCAGAATCGGAGATTGAAAGTGTTTTGAGAATAAGCTAA
- a CDS encoding very short patch repair endonuclease, whose protein sequence is MDTVSKQKRSEIMSHVKSKDSKMEILFRKELWKTGLRYRKNSGKYFGKPDIVLPKYKTAIFIDSCFWHGCKKHCRIPSVRKNYWTQKIERNTERDKEVSRHYKKQGWKIFRIWEHDLPRKIESIIKQI, encoded by the coding sequence ATGGACACAGTATCAAAACAAAAGCGAAGCGAAATAATGTCTCATGTCAAAAGCAAGGACAGCAAAATGGAGATATTGTTTCGCAAAGAATTGTGGAAAACCGGTTTGCGGTATCGCAAAAATTCTGGCAAGTATTTTGGAAAGCCGGATATTGTTTTGCCAAAATACAAAACAGCGATTTTTATTGATTCTTGTTTTTGGCACGGATGCAAAAAACATTGTCGTATTCCGTCCGTTCGCAAAAATTATTGGACGCAAAAAATAGAGAGGAATACGGAAAGAGACAAGGAAGTTTCAAGGCATTATAAAAAGCAAGGTTGGAAAATTTTTAGAATTTGGGAACACGATTTGCCTCGCAAAATTGAAAGTATCATTAAGCAGATATGA